In the Arachis stenosperma cultivar V10309 chromosome 8, arast.V10309.gnm1.PFL2, whole genome shotgun sequence genome, GGACATTCACTCGAATTGGAGCCAACCATGGAGTGAGATtcaatatctaataaatttaGATATGAATCTAGCCAATTAATTTGGCtttatctctatttttttctttctttcttttctatttagtcgccaaaaaaaatttacttatcCAAAAGCCCAATTACATGGGGGCTTGGGCTTCTAGccttctattttttattctgctCATTAGGTACTTGGGCTACCGAAAATATTGCAAGCCCAAATGggaccaaaaattaaaaacgaaAAGAAAGAATGCGTGTGTAGGGCGCCTAAAGCCCCTCCTCCAGAGGGAGAAACCCCAAACTCCCAAGTCTAAGCTAAACCGCTAGCCGGAATAGAGCGACCACCGATGGGGTTCTTCGACCTAAACATACCGTACACGCATCCGCCAAAAAGGACAGTCGAAGCCAGCCGCACCAGGATTGCCGTGAAGGCCATGGAGCTTGGCTACACTGGAATCGCCTACAACCGCACGATCAGTGGCGTCATCTCCGATGAACACCGTTGCTCCATCAAACCTCTCTCCATATCCTCTCTCCTCAACACCCTTCCCTCTCTTTCCCTCTCCGCTAAGCTCCACCGCGACCTCCTCCGTATCCCCTTGTCCACCCCCTTCCGTCAGTACACGCGCGTCACCGTCTTGATCGAGACCCCCTTACATGCCACAGCCGTCTGCTGCGACAACCCTATCCTCAAGACCTACGATCTCGTTGCCATTAAGCCCTCCACTCGGGCCACATTCGATATGGCATGCCAGAAATCGGAGGTGAGTTAATTAGAGATTTAGAGCTTTGTTATAACTGTTTATGTAACTAAATCCTTGTAGCGGAAGCGTAACGACGAAATATGAGTTCAATTGTGTGTATAGGGTTGAAGTGATTAACTTTTGAATGCTGAAGTGATTGCAGGTAGATATCATTACGGTTGACTTTTCGAAGGGGATGCCGTGTAGAATGACGGAGAACATGGTTAAAGTTGCTGCCGAGGTTTGCTCTGCAATCTTTTCTTTTACTTCAATGAGCAAAAGGATTAATGTAATGAATGAATCCTTTTAATAGAGTTCAGTTAATTGATACGTGGTTTGTTAATATTTCTACACAGCGAGGGGTTTGCTTTGAAGTTGATTACTCTTGTCTTTTAAATAATGCTAAAATCAGGGATCAGTGGATCTACGGTGCTAAGGTAATGTCTATTTTCCTGAATGATTCTCGGATTGAGTGGCCAAGTATACTGGAGGATTTTCGCAACTTGATTATTTACTTGTTATGATGAGTTATCATCATTAGATGAGTCTTAATCAACTCGGTGGTGTCAGTCTTAAGCAGAATTACTTCTACATTTGAGGGTTGATACTATATCTGCTTTGTGCTTTGGCTTGAATTTGTTTCTAGGATGTAGTTTTAGTGTATGTATGAagtgagaaagagaaagtaaagTAGTCTGATAACTATTGGTTGACCTTAGTAGTTTGCTTCTAGGTACCTTTTTTGACACTGACATTAGAACACATGTAAACTAACACACTGATTAAACATGTAGTGTTTGATGGAGTGGACTCAGGGAAGAAACGTTATCTTTTCAAGTTCTGCTCCTTCAGTGAATCTTCTTAGAGGACCTTGGGATGTTGCAAACTTATTGTCCATATTGGGAATTTCCAAGGAGCGAGCTAGAGATGCTATTTCTAAAAACTGTAGGTATGAAAACTTGCACTAATACTTTACTAATGCCTTTGTTTTCTCATGACCAACATTTGAGGTATCTTGAATGTCCGTTCGAACGTTTGCAGGAATCTTTTGGTAAAAGCTTTAAGGAAAAAACGGTTTTACAAAAATGCAATAAGAGTGCAACCATCATCATCAAATACAGTGTCTAATTTTGAGGACGATCAGCAGGAAGAATTACTAAAATGGGATTCTCTCTCCAGTGAAGGTGACATCCCGTTGAATGATTGGGCAAAGTGTTTTTTATCATTATCCTCTAAAGCATCAGAAATTGCTCCCGTGGTTGACAGCATGCCATCTCATGGTTTTCAAACAAAGGATTTCTTACCTTCAAGTAATGCTTCCCCTGTCGTCCCGAATGGTGAAAAGATCAGTCAGTCAACACCTGTACTTAAAAACTCAACTGAGCAGCCCAACAGGCAAGATGAAAGCTCAAGACCCGATGCTATGGAAGCAGATCAAGTGGCGATGATGACAATGACAACAACACCAGCAACAATATCAACAAAAAAATCTTGTCCTACTAGGTGTAGTCAATTACACGGATCAAATGACATCCTTTTGAGCTGCAACAAGTTGTGTGAGAAAACTAAAAAAAGTATACCCACTGAAACATTCAATTCTAGAAAATCACATGATTCACAATCAAACTTGGGCACCCTCGGCACTGAGTTGGATGCTGTGATACAAAATGAGAACAGCAAACTGCAGAAATTTTTGCAAGATGCAAAACGTGATGATGAACATGATAGTGagaaaatattttatcctaATTTAAATGCAAAAATTACAGAGATGCAAGAAGCTCCTCAAAGTGAGGATTTGGAAATTGCACAGCATACAGTCTCAAAGACAGACATATCTATTTCCAAAAATTTATTGGTGGCTGAACAATCTGGTAAACTTGAAACTGAAGCAGTTAAACTTGATGAGATGGAGATTGAAGAGGATGGTTCTGCAGTTGTAACTCATATAGAAGATCAAAAACTTAATAAACTGAGCACTGAATCTGATCAAGTTTCCCCGGTTGAGTCTGTATCAGGTACCCTATCTGATGATGTACATCTTTACTTTTATATTGCAAGCTGTGTTATTTTTCTCTCATTCAATCACAGAAGTTCATATAATTTGTTTGGTTTTATCCCCACCCACCAGAAGTTGATTAATATGTTTGATGTCACTTCATTTTCCCAAATGTATTATAATTCCTAGCCTCCCCCATAAATGTTTAAATGcatttgataatattttttgcACGTTCCTGTTATAAGTTTCGAATAATATGTAAAAACAACTGAGCAAATTTCTGTTTTCTGTAGGTCGATCGAGAGTGAAGCGGAGGAGACCTCCAGCACCACCTTTGTTCCCTTTCAAACGATTATTTAGTCGAATGCTTTTTAAGAGGAAAGGTagaaaaaagaagagcaaaACTAAGCCAGAATAATCTCCCCAACTCCCATCTCGCTGGTGGAATATTTTTGGTTATTTGGCATAGATGTGAGCTAATTCTTTAATGTTATATGAACTCTAAATTTTGGGAATATCACTTAATGATAGATAGTGTTTTCGTTATGACTGCTTAATCAACTGTGATCCAAGCCTTGTGATTTATTTGATACACAGTAACtaggggtgttcgcggtgcgGTTTGGATCGGTTTTGAGTCAAAAACTCATCCGATCCGAACATTATGTTTAATTGCAGTGTGGTTTGGAttggatgatttttttttaaaaaatccgatccgatccaatttcgagcggtttggattggatttggATTTAcggttttgtaaattaaaaagattaaatatatataacaagtctcaatatcaaattttaaataaccaACATGTTGAGGATAAATAAGAGATGAAACTAGCTGTAGTGTGAGGCATGTGATTAGGAGTTAAGTTATGCTGAGTTGCCAAGTTTGTTAGAAGGATAATTAGTTGTTAGAAAAATCTGTTTCAGCTGTGACTATAAATTCAAGAGAAAACCTACTCTATAATGTAGTTTTTTTAGAATTAATGAACTCAATTTCTcgttctcttctcttctcttttctcttctctctgcTCTCTACTCCCTTTCTCTCTCGCTCTTTACTCTCTTTTCAGATCTAACAGAATTTTCTGATACCTTCTCATGGTATTAGAGCTCTAGGTTCTGATCCATGGCGCTACCAAGTGAAATTTCAACTTTCGCAATTGTGAACCCTAGAACAACGATCAATACCATCGTGTTCAAGCTCGATGAAAATAATTTCGTTCCATGGAGACGTCAAGCACTGACCTTCATAAAATCGAATAAACTCAAGGAGCATCTCGATCCAAGAAAAGTACCGAGGAGATATAGATCTGAACAAGATCGATTGACAAACACTGAAACgaaggagtttgaagcttgggAGCAAGAGGATCAATTCTTAGTCTCGTGGTTCTTTGACTCAATGGATCCAGAGTTTACTCATCAGTTGGCTGAGTGTGAATTTGCTTATGAGATCTGGTTCAAACTGGAAAATTATTTTGCAAAAAGGATGAAATCAAAAGTAAAGCAGCTGAAAACACAAATTAAGACCATCAAACTTCAAAGATCTGTAACTGAATATATGTCCAAGATAAAAAAGGTAACAAACTCACTTTCTGCATTAGGTGCACCTCTTACTAGTGAGGAATTTGTCGAAGCAGTAGCTCAAGGCTTAAATGAGGATTATAGTGCTTTTATTACTATAATAATTTCAAAGGCTGATGAAATAATTGAGAGTGAGGTGGAGGCATTATTAGTAGGACAAGAAGAATTAGTTGagagatttaaaaaaaaatgtactTGGCACTATGCATGTAAATTTGGCTCAAGGTTAAGAATCAAAACTGCAAGAACACCACCACAATTACTCTACATATTCACAAAATCAACAACATAACTATCAAGGAAGAGGTCAGGAGTTTTGAGGACGAGCTCGTGGTCGAGGATTTAGAGGTGGCAGATCCTTCTATTACGGCAATTCAAGGCCGTAATGTCAGCTATGTGAAAGGATTGGACACATTGTATAAGATTGTTATCACAGGTTTAATCAGAACTATCAAAGACCTTATGAAGCAGCATCAAATCCACCAGCTCCACCGTCTTCAGCCTTTCATCAACCACAGTCACAAACAGACTCACAACCACGAGCATTGGTTGCAGCTGCGCCGTCAACCACACCTTTGACAGATAGAACGTGGTATCTGGACACAGGAGCATCACACCACCTTACATTTGATGACAACAATCTAGTTACAGGCTCAGAGTATGAAGGCTCAGAGCAGGTTTTCACAGGTAATGGTCAAGGTATGTGCATCAATAATATTGGCAAAACTATATTATTTCCTGTATCCAACCCTCCTTATCAGCCCAACACACACTACTATAAATTACTAAACCTACTACATGTTCCCTCAATCACGAAGAACCTCATTAGTGTAGCAAAATTTGTGCAAGATAATCATGTGTTCTTTGAATTCCATCCTTTTGATTGTTTTGTTAAGGATCAGGAGACCAATGATCTGCTTCTCAGAGGGTCTCTTAGAGGAGGACTTTATCAATTTGACAACATTGGCATATCGGCCAGGGCAGCATCATCAAGCAGTTTACCTTCATttgaaggaagaagagaagctTTGCAAGCAATAAAAGCCACTGTATCTACTAGTAGTGACCAGGAATCTCATTTTAGTGTACAAGAGTCTAGAATAGGTAGTGTTGAGCATGAacagaaaagcaaagaaaaagaaaaagaagaagaaaaagaaaaagaaagtgaacaaaaatagaaaagaaaagaagaaggaaatacACATTGTAAAGTTGTGTCTGTGTCGCAATTTGAAGTATGGCATAGAAGGTTAGGACATCCGGctgcaaaaacaatagcaaaaGTAATGCAGCGTTGTAAAATTGTGGATGATGATATGAATAAAAGAGACACAACAACTATTACTCCTTTGTGCAATGCATGTTGTCAAGGAAAACATCATAATTTGCCTTTCTCTGACTCACTCGCTGACTATAACACAACTCTAGAGTTAGTCTACTCTGATATTTGGAGGCCAGCACCAATCATCAGTAGTTCAAGTtttagatattatataatttttattgatgCCAAAACTAGATACACATGTCTATACCTGCTGCAAAACAAAGCTCAGGCTTTCCAAGCCTTTACCCAATACAAATTGCTACTTGAAAACAAGACTGGACACAAGATTAAAAGTCTTCAAACTGACAATGGAGGTGAATTTCTCTCTCACAGTTTCACAGAATTCCTCATTCAGCATGGCATTGCTCATAGGCTTAGTTGTCCTCACACTCACCAACAAAATCGTAGAGTTGAACGGAAACATCGGCACATAACTGAAATGGGCCTAACACTACTCTCTCAAGCCTCTTTGCCCCTAAGGTTTTGGGATCAAGCCTTCTTGACAGCCACTCATCTCATTAATCTACTACCCTCATACACTACAGATCAGAAAACACCATTTGAGCTCCTCAATCACAAAGAACCAGACTATTTGTTTCTAAAAACCTTTGGATGTGCATGTTATCCACAACTTAAACCCCACAACACtcataaatttgattttaaaactCACAAATGTCTCTTTTTAGGTTACTCCtctcatcataaagggtacaaatGTCTCTCACATTCCGGCAAACTCTACGTTTCTAGACTTGTCTTATTTGATGAATCTGAGTTTCCTTATCAATCTCTCTTCTTCAATCAAACTCCAAAACTGAAATCTGTTGTCTCACACCTCCAAACTATCACATCTGCACTATTGCACCTCATTCCAGCCCACACCATTGTCCAACAAAACCATCTCAATGCCCAAGCCACATCTCCAATTAGTACTTCCAACACCACTAGCCCTCTCATACATGAAACACCTGTTCCTAACTCAGATACCAATTTACACCGTCAAATACTAGACCCTGCACAACAATCCCTTTTCCAACCATCTTCACCGTCTTCCACACCCTTAGCTCAATCTGAGTCTTCTGCCAATATTAGTGCTGCTCATAACTGTCCATTAACTGATGATACTGCTATGACTACTTCTACTTCTGTGTTTCCCTCAAGTAATGCAGGGTTAGCTGAGCAGCTAGAAAGAGAACATGTAGCTCTGCCCACTACAGCGCCTACTCGAACGCATCCTATGGTTACTAGAAGTCAGGCTGAAATTTTTAAGCCGAAACTGTTCACTGCACTGGTTCCGGATAATGTTGTAGACCTCACACAAGTTGAACCTTCTTCAGTGGTACAAGCACTAACCTCTCCGCATTGGAAAGCCGCAATGGATGAGGAGTATGCAGCACTTTTGAAGTGCAAGACATGGAACTTGGTTGAAGAGTCACCAACAGTTGAACCAATTGGATATCGTTGGGTATTTCGCATCAAAAGACAGCCAGATGGGACAATTCAGAAGTACAAAGCGAGGTTAGTCGCAAAAAGATTTCATCAGCGAGAAGGTTTGGACTATGATCAAGTTTTTAGTCCAGTTGCCAAGCCTACAATAGTACGCACATTGCTGTCTATTGCTGTTTCAAAAGGATGGAGAGTGAGGCAGTTTGATTTCAACAACGCATTTCTCAATGGGGATTTACATGAGAAAGTGTACATGGTGCAACTTGAGGGTTATGCACTTGGTTCTGGCCTTGTGTGCAAATTGGAGAAGGCCCTATATGGCTTAAAACAGGCTCCAAGAGCCTGGTTTCTGAAGCTAAGCAGCACACTTAGAGGATTTGGTTTTGCAAGTACAACCTCAGATCCTTGTCTCTTTGTTCGACACAGTAAAGCTTCAACAATCTATTTTCTAGCATAtgttgatgacatactgatgaCTGGCACTAATCAAACTGAAGTTGATGGTCTGATCCAACAATTAAATAAAGTGTTCACTCTAAAAGACTTGGGAgaaatgaatttttttcttgGAATTGAAGTTGAAAGAACTAAAGCTGATACTCTAGTGCTGAAACAGTCTAAATATGTCAAGGATCTGTTGAAGAGAGCTGAGATGTTAGAGGCTAGACCCGTTACCACACCAATGGCTAGTACCTTAAAGCTTGATACAATAAGTACAACATTTGATAAGCCCTTTTTGTACAAATCCATAGTGGGTGGGCTGCAATACGCCACCATCACTAGGCCTGATATTGCCTTCTCCGTGAACAAAGTGTCCCAATTTATGCATGCTCCCCTGGAACAGCACTGGAAGGCAGTAAAGAGAATCCTTCGCTACCTGGCTGGGACAATTGAGTTTGGGCTTGAAATTCACAGAAGCAGCGACTTCAGAATCTTAGCATTTTGTGACTCAGATTGGGCAGCAGATCCTGTGGATAGACGATCAACAACAGGGTATTGTATATTCCTTGGTGTGAATCTCATAAATTGGTCAAGCAGGAAGCAAACGGCTGTAGCCAGATCAAGTGCCGAGGCTGAGTTTAGAGCCCTGGCTGATGCCATGACAGACACTATGTGGCTGCAGAAACTCTTCCATGAAATGCACATACCGGCTGGACTTCCTCCAACATTGTTTTGTGACAATCAAAGCACAGTGCTCATGAGTCAGAATCCAATTCTGCACAGCCGATCGAAACATTTTGAAATTGATCTCCACTTCGTTCGACATAGAGTTGAGGACAAGCAAGCATATGTAGTCCATATATTCCATCTCAAGATAAAATTGCAGATGTTCTTACCAAGCCAGTGAGTCATGATGCCTTCTTAAAGATTAGATGCAAACTAAGACTAGTTGATCAAGCCAAGCTCAAGTTGAGGGGGAATGTTGAGGATAAATAAGAGATGAAACTAGCTGTAGTGTGAGGCATGTGATTAGGAGTTAGTTATGCTGAGTTGTCAAGTTTGTTAGAAGGATAATTAGTTGTTAGAAAAATCTGTTTCAGCTGTGACTATAAATTCAAGAGAAAACCTACTCTGTAATGTAGTTTTTTTAGAATCAATGAACTCAATTTCTcgttctcttctcttctcttttctattCTCTCTGCTCTCTACTCCCTTTCTCTCTCGCTCTTTGCTCTCTTTTCAGATCTAACAGAGTTTTCTGATACATTCTCACAACAATGACATAACAAGTCTtaacaatatcttaaaaaaccaacaataacaacaatagaaataaaattataggttagttaaaataaataaataaatcacattttgaacataaaatatttactaaataataattatacatgaaaaatataaaaatgtataacaaattgaatatgttataagtataattgtaaacataataataaaataataatattataacacattgtgcggtttggattggattggatcggtTGTGAAAAGTAGATCCGAAATTCAATCCGATCCGGCGgtttgcaaaaaataaaatccaatcaaaTCCGAATTAGTGCGGTTTTAATCAATTTTCAGTTTAGATTAAATTAGATGAGTGATTTAATTTAGATCTATTTAAATTTGAACACCCCTAACAATAACGAAATTTTATAGAATATAATACAACCAAGAGTATTTTAATTCACGACTACGTATTCAGTCCGATAAATCAGCGCATCTGCTACAGGCCTACAGtctaaaataactaattataatttaCAATCCCGCTATGttatgtgtctaataaaaatgtcttttttatagCCGTGTTAAATAGAAATatctttataaatataatttttggatgtgtttttttatatatgtgtttaaaatataataattaattattattgataataaaTTGGCAAATAATATATTGATATCATATACTTTTTCTATAATTTATTATCTAAAATCGTGAAGGCAGTAGAAACTAGAAAATAATCTATGTGCCTGGGTTATTTTGTTGCATTTATTTATAAGTACAAGACATagaaatacaaatatataaaattatgtttaacaaataaaatatgaacaaagacattttatttaaaaattctaaattaatatattttgtatttttttataaaaaatataaaaagatactaatagaaaataatttattttttattttattatttttattaaattgttataattatattttttattattatattatttttaatttattattaaatagaatataaaaattcttatttttatattttcattttttatgttttgtttttaacattgtattttattctattttcagAATCAAACAAACCCTTTTTGAACAAGTTATAGTGACTTTTTTTATTTGAGCAAGTTAGAGTGACTCAATTCTATTAATCTGAAGTCTGAACGCTGTGTAACGGGTGGATTTGGAGCATTGCTCTTTCCTCTCAGCTTCCTAGTTCCTTGTAGTAGTGATTGGCCCCAGGGAGGGGGTATTGCTCTGCATGTGCCgttattatctttttaatattatgACTTATCACTTTGGTGCTTTTTCCTTAGGTGACATTTGTACTTAACGGTGTCATACTAATTTTGGTTTTGGAAGCGGCCCCCCCACATGATCTTCTTTTTGTTTAATCAACTtgactcatcatcatcatggtTAACAAAACCATTTTTTGCCCCAACCTTGTAGATGCCTAGTTCCATTCATAGCTCGTAGCacattataaatttataatacaCATTCATCATAAGTAGGATTGAGAAGATCAAACAAACAAGTTGgattgattatttatttatttatttatttttggagGAATTGACTTCCCAACTCCCAAGTGTTCGAAACACCTCTGCAAGATTTTTAAACATGTTAATGTGAAAATAACAAGACAAAacgatattaaaaaaaaaaaagtgaaaaaccaTGGAACAAATAACAGCAAGATTGGATGTCACTTATCTTAATTTTGAGTAAAGTAATAATTCGGTTTAACCTAGTGAAAAACGATATAAATTCATGTacatttagtattttttttaatgatttaataTAGATAATCtatgaattaaaaaattcaagaaTTTCAACAGAGGACTAAAGTATTATTTTAACCTAATTTAATCATTGTTAATTACATATATTGATATAAAAAACAGCCCACAAACCTAGTGGCTGACACACCGCCGGCCAACAAAAGACGAATAGGGCCGTCCTCCCCCCACCTTCTGAAGTTATCTTAGAATCTATAGGCTTTAACTTGAGAGAGCAACATGAATTCAAAACCTCATCATACTTGGAGAATATTATATATGTCTCATGTATAATCCCTCAATTTCACCATATGTTCATGTTGTTTGATTCCTATGACCTATAAGTAATCATTAGTGCGAGCTTATATTAATCATTCTCGGGAGAGACCATACTTAGAGAAAGTAGGATATATAAAATATGGTAGGTTGCCTGCTTTGGATGCTAGCACACCTGCTTAGATAAAACAAATGGTTTCAACTTGTAAATATTTGTTTCattaaatcattttaaaaagattagtAGTTATAATGTTCATGGTAAAAACAAAACTGAAATAAAATTAAGTGAGAAACCTATTCTTCTACATAACTTATCATGATGTATTGCTCTGAATAAATAACGTATGTATATATACCAAGATTAATTACTATATATTTGtgaataaatatatatacatattatttaatttattttcaatatatattttatattctaatatatattttatactagtaactaattttaatatacaaaaaatattttatttagaataaatttttatctttaatattgtatttttttaaatatttttaatgtttaatttattttaattttatctttaatattttcaattcattcaattttattccaacctaatttgtttcaaaattatacttatatttttaattttattcttaacatTTTAGATAAATTTAACATCTATGgataattttaatacaaataaaaagcgttagaaataaaattaaatgtaattaaatgttagaattattttaaaaaaataaggacaaaaaatatactttatttttttgtttattatatattaaactAATTAAACATGTGATTATTTCATTTCAAAcgttaaaaaatattcaaaacaaACTTATTACATAATaacatatattaaaaaagaataatttctcttttgattttggGAGAAACCGTAACAAAATTGTAGTCTAAAACTTGGTTTTTGACTCGTGGCTTGACTACTTCACCGAAAGCGCACTAACCAAAATCCTCTTAGGAGTAGGACTCTCTTTTTCTTGGGTCATTGTCAGAGTATAGCATCCTCAACTATCTATCTCAGTTGCAGTTCAACCATCATAATTGAAAAACAGTTGACAAATATAGCCACTCTCTCGTACCTTCACCACTTCACTTTATTGGGTGATGGTCACATGTCTTTTTACTCTTCTGATTATTTTGTAATTGCACCAACAATAAAGGTCATGATACTATAAATACAATTTAGTTTAACCCTGAGTAAAAATACTTGCCAAAGTTGTGCTCCAATAATCATACTTTGCTAATATGATAAAAGGTATAGGGcaataaaaaatttcaccctCAATTAAAGTCAACATGCACATGGTTGGAATAATAAGTAGTAAGTATATTTACATTAGTACCTTGATCTATGCTAAAGTTCACTAGCTACAACAAAACTAATAAACATGGAAATCAAATCAAACTAGAATTTATGAAGCAGCACCACTTATTCTAATTTCTAATACAATAAACCGAAGGAAGAACTGTCCTGGGACTCTTGATCCGTATTTGCAGCAACTAGTGAATCAAAGATACTGACccagttttgatcttcttcgtCTTCCTCTGCTCCAGCACCAATGTGATgattccattgatgaactgatgAAGGATTCTTGTCAATTTCGTCGTTCCTCGCGAATCGTCCTCTAATGCGCGGCCTGCTGTCTGCTAAAGTCTTCCTGCAAACATACTGATGATTGCAAGAAGAAAACAAGTtattatctccattaaatagtttatgaaaaagtataggtagacgataaaaatactaaatagtGTGAACAATGGATATATCGGATGTTCAATTCACTAGGTGTACGGGTTAtcctaatattaaaatttagatagaTAATTTGAAGGTGtaggatatttttattttattgggaCAATTTTAAACTTATTATTTACATTGTTACAAAAGTCATTATCTATCTAACAATGTTCTAAATTTGTATAGTGGTGTACCAAACAGTAGTACACTATAATTTTTAagtgactttttttttttactccaAAGTTTTAGCATGACATTAACAGGGTTACTACTAACTTACCTGTAGTTAGAGCAAGACAAGTTTCATAGTTCAAAAGATTCATATCACCATGTCATCTTATGATATATTAAAATACACTTGAAATCACACTTATGTGTAATAAATTCAGCAGTATTTTGTCTAAAAACATAATAACCATTTCACTGCATTCCACAATAATCCACACCATAACTTTCGCTAGTTCCTTTCTAATTacaaattttgttttatttaagtGATTATTCATGTGCAGATCTCTTCAAGTTAAAAACACAAAAGGGAATAATAGTATATACCTTAATTTTCTTGttgaagtttctttggtttcTCTTGGTTCTATACCTCTCAATCCTGAGTTTCTTCTCCTCAGGGCTATACCTACATGCTCTACTCATTCCTTCAATGATCATGCTGCTTTCACTTGACAATGGACTATCAGCTGATTCATTATTGTTATGCATGATGCCGCCATGAGTCCCCTGTACC is a window encoding:
- the LOC130943480 gene encoding protein GAMETOPHYTE DEFECTIVE 1-like, which gives rise to MGFFDLNIPYTHPPKRTVEASRTRIAVKAMELGYTGIAYNRTISGVISDEHRCSIKPLSISSLLNTLPSLSLSAKLHRDLLRIPLSTPFRQYTRVTVLIETPLHATAVCCDNPILKTYDLVAIKPSTRATFDMACQKSEVDIITVDFSKGMPCRMTENMVKVAAERGVCFEVDYSCLLNNAKIRDQWIYGAKCLMEWTQGRNVIFSSSAPSVNLLRGPWDVANLLSILGISKERARDAISKNCRNLLVKALRKKRFYKNAIRVQPSSSNTVSNFEDDQQEELLKWDSLSSEGDIPLNDWAKCFLSLSSKASEIAPVVDSMPSHGFQTKDFLPSSNASPVVPNGEKISQSTPVLKNSTEQPNRQDESSRPDAMEADQVAMMTMTTTPATISTKKSCPTRCSQLHGSNDILLSCNKLCEKTKKSIPTETFNSRKSHDSQSNLGTLGTELDAVIQNENSKLQKFLQDAKRDDEHDSEKIFYPNLNAKITEMQEAPQSEDLEIAQHTVSKTDISISKNLLVAEQSGKLETEAVKLDEMEIEEDGSAVVTHIEDQKLNKLSTESDQVSPVESVSGRSRVKRRRPPAPPLFPFKRLFSRMLFKRKGRKKKSKTKPE
- the LOC130946722 gene encoding zinc finger protein CONSTANS-like; translation: MYTRATSSSTFLSPDFPPPVHPFPDELALTELESLLNCNNSEIISFNKSSSSGSYNSEQGSVMQRSVSSHSLHKNPFSALLAELFDDDAPLRRVCSTGDLHGTHGGIMHNNNESADSPLSSESSMIIEGMSRACRYSPEEKKLRIERYRTKRNQRNFNKKIKYVCRKTLADSRPRIRGRFARNDEIDKNPSSVHQWNHHIGAGAEEDEEDQNWVSIFDSLVAANTDQESQDSSSFGLLY